From Thalassoglobus sp. JC818, the proteins below share one genomic window:
- a CDS encoding SPFH domain-containing protein: MGLFDKLRAELIDIIEWVDDSRHTIAWRFPRYHNQIKNGAQLIVRPGQMAVFVHRGELADSFGPGHYELKTDNLPILSTMAGWKYGFDSPFKAEVYFVNTRQITDLKWGTPNPIMMRDADFGPIRLRAFGTYTMQAVDPKALLRELIGTDSSFEVDEINELMRAIIASAFADLVGSSNISALDLAANYRELSEQLRLATVERVDDEYGLNVPQLFIVNVSLPEEVEKAMDTRTSMGVIGDLDRFQQFQMGKAMTAAAENPSGGGAAEGMGLGMGFAMANKMAAGMGGTAPGAAVPPPLPAAVWHIAVNGKSEGPFDMNQMSQGAQAGQVNRSTLVWSPAIGQWTPAGEVAQLSMIFGPPSPPPPPPPAP; encoded by the coding sequence ATGGGACTGTTCGACAAACTTCGCGCCGAGCTGATCGATATTATTGAGTGGGTCGACGACTCACGTCATACGATCGCCTGGCGATTTCCCCGTTATCACAATCAGATCAAAAATGGCGCACAGCTGATCGTGCGTCCGGGGCAAATGGCGGTGTTTGTGCATCGCGGCGAACTGGCAGACTCGTTCGGTCCCGGACATTACGAGTTGAAGACCGACAACCTTCCCATCCTCAGCACAATGGCTGGTTGGAAGTATGGGTTCGACAGCCCATTTAAGGCGGAAGTCTACTTCGTCAACACTCGTCAGATCACCGATCTGAAATGGGGCACACCGAATCCCATTATGATGCGAGACGCGGATTTTGGACCGATCCGCCTGCGAGCCTTCGGAACTTACACGATGCAGGCTGTCGATCCGAAAGCACTCCTCCGGGAATTGATCGGGACTGACTCCAGCTTCGAAGTTGATGAGATCAACGAACTGATGCGAGCCATCATCGCGTCTGCGTTTGCCGACCTCGTCGGGAGTTCCAACATCAGCGCTCTCGATCTGGCAGCTAACTATCGAGAGCTCTCCGAACAGCTTCGTTTGGCGACGGTCGAACGCGTCGACGACGAATATGGACTCAACGTTCCACAGCTGTTCATCGTGAACGTTTCTCTGCCTGAAGAGGTGGAGAAAGCTATGGATACCCGGACGAGCATGGGAGTGATTGGCGACCTGGATCGGTTCCAGCAGTTCCAAATGGGCAAAGCCATGACCGCCGCAGCTGAGAACCCATCCGGGGGAGGCGCAGCCGAAGGCATGGGCCTTGGGATGGGCTTTGCGATGGCGAACAAAATGGCAGCCGGGATGGGAGGAACCGCTCCCGGCGCGGCAGTGCCTCCGCCACTCCCGGCAGCTGTCTGGCACATCGCTGTTAACGGCAAGAGCGAAGGGCCGTTCGACATGAATCAGATGAGTCAAGGGGCACAAGCAGGTCAGGTCAACCGCTCAACGCTTGTCTGGTCTCCAGCAATTGGTCAATGGACTCCAGCAGGTGAGGTGGCTCAACTGTCGATGATCTTTGGACCGCCAAGTCCTCCACCACCACCGCCTCCAGCTCCGTAA